A region from the Melioribacter roseus P3M-2 genome encodes:
- a CDS encoding tetratricopeptide repeat protein, producing the protein MFKNIPKEMHGYFTQIEDIRKNVTTIREWWEENHKYDEPFLLSGTPGREVWRALGITDYINAQKKILNIGVGLGHCTKELSNIGAEVHALDISLTALKRVEKYIKKGWTPDELPHLPVNYFDLAISHLVAQHMSDTDLLNQIKYVIKSLKKDGFFAIQIAFPLQEEYQFREDFEIQKWGGVLRTLEHINELVEKGGGKILWVDNIAEFNEFDTGWYGIHIVKNAPESVIEYSNHKLNKKKSKLIENEAKRYQKKIDKAILFYKNSLSVDNENLSSLKKCGEIYYQKDEKLISLEMFNKAYYLNKIDLETILLIAQVYLELGEYFKACHLLIEYKNKQHEISDSLLIKTRINVSNALNTLGDVYFASGLYKMAAKVYEKSLELYPGNDLITIKFNKVKNVNDEPVDYTLLIINLAEMAIEERRYDSARLILEDLLITEPKNISALIDIGVLNALEGNDEEAIKCFQQVIENDPENEIALENLTILKK; encoded by the coding sequence ATGTTTAAGAATATACCTAAAGAAATGCACGGTTATTTTACACAAATAGAAGATATTAGGAAAAATGTTACTACTATTAGAGAATGGTGGGAAGAAAACCATAAATATGATGAACCTTTTTTACTATCAGGAACACCTGGCAGAGAAGTGTGGAGAGCGCTAGGAATTACTGACTACATTAATGCTCAAAAGAAAATACTTAATATAGGTGTAGGACTGGGTCATTGTACAAAAGAACTAAGTAATATCGGAGCCGAAGTTCATGCGTTGGATATATCATTAACAGCATTGAAAAGGGTCGAAAAATATATAAAAAAAGGATGGACTCCGGATGAGTTGCCGCATCTACCTGTAAATTATTTCGATTTGGCTATCTCACATCTTGTGGCTCAACATATGTCTGATACTGACTTGCTTAACCAGATAAAGTACGTTATTAAAAGTTTGAAAAAGGATGGTTTCTTTGCAATCCAAATAGCTTTTCCTTTACAGGAAGAATATCAATTTAGGGAAGATTTTGAGATTCAAAAATGGGGAGGAGTGCTAAGAACACTAGAACATATTAATGAGTTAGTTGAAAAAGGGGGAGGAAAAATATTGTGGGTAGATAATATTGCAGAGTTTAATGAATTTGACACAGGATGGTATGGCATACATATCGTAAAAAATGCTCCAGAAAGTGTAATTGAATACAGCAATCATAAGTTGAACAAGAAAAAATCTAAATTAATAGAAAACGAAGCTAAACGTTATCAGAAAAAAATTGACAAAGCAATATTGTTTTATAAGAATTCTCTTTCTGTAGATAATGAAAACTTAAGCAGTCTTAAAAAGTGCGGTGAAATATACTATCAAAAAGATGAGAAATTAATATCGCTGGAAATGTTTAATAAAGCGTATTATCTGAATAAAATAGATTTAGAAACAATACTACTAATAGCGCAAGTTTATTTGGAATTAGGTGAATACTTTAAGGCATGTCATTTGCTTATCGAATACAAAAATAAACAACATGAAATATCCGATAGCTTATTAATAAAAACGAGAATTAACGTGTCCAACGCGCTAAATACTTTAGGAGATGTATACTTTGCATCCGGATTATATAAAATGGCTGCCAAAGTATATGAGAAGTCATTAGAGTTATACCCGGGAAATGATCTCATTACGATAAAGTTTAATAAAGTAAAGAATGTAAATGACGAGCCGGTAGATTATACGTTATTGATAATTAATCTGGCAGAGATGGCAATAGAGGAAAGAAGATACGATTCAGCAAGATTAATACTGGAAGATCTATTAATTACCGAACCGAAAAATATTTCCGCTTTAATTGATATAGGTGTTTTAAATGCATTAGAAGGTAATGATGAAGAAGCTATAAAATGTTTTCAACAGGTCATTGAGAATGATCCTGAGAATGAAATAGCCTTGGAAAATTTAACTATTCTAAAAAAATAA